A window from Triticum aestivum cultivar Chinese Spring chromosome 6D, IWGSC CS RefSeq v2.1, whole genome shotgun sequence encodes these proteins:
- the LOC123141488 gene encoding L-type lectin-domain containing receptor kinase SIT2 yields the protein MSYFQAAYDGRRHTVPQKKTTSALREERSSTVQPRQLGLDVQHNPLMSRMKLICFLLLGAVGLGALDLVASLVDDQFVYSGFAGAGLTLDGSATVTPSGLLELTNGSLQLKGHAFHPTPLRFRELPNGTVRSFAASFVFGILSAYPDMSAHGIVFVVAPTTDFSTALASQYLGLVNVQNNGHESNRIFAVELDTLQQDEFRDINDNHVGVDINGLVSLQSSNAGYYVGGDKERFENLTLISHEAMQVWIDYDAGTNRINVALAPLGVAKPARPLMSATYNLSSVITSTAYVGFSSATGSFDSRHYVLGCSFRMGSTTAPAMDIAKLPTLPREIPKVRSKVLQIVLPITSAAVVLALGTVVVLLLRRRRRYTELREDWEVEFGPHRFPFKDLHHATQGFNSKNLLGVGGFGRVYRGVLPDCNMEIAVKRVSHDSRQGVKEFIAEVVSLGRLQHCNLVRLLGYCRRKGELLLVYEHMPNGSLDKHLYGHQDDKPTLNWAQRFQIIKGIASGLLYLHEEWERVVVHRDIKASNVLLDDKMNGRLGDFGLARLYDHGTDPQSTHVVGTIGYIAPELGRTSKASPLTDVFAFGTFLLEVTCGRRPIFQDPRGNQVMLVDWVLEHWRRESLADAVDTKLRGDYNIDEACLVLQLGLSCSHPFVNARPNMRQVMQYLSNEVPLPQLMSTKMSFHTLAMMQNEGFDSYIQSSYSFSKASVSTTCVLS from the coding sequence ATGTCGTACTTCCAAGCCGCATATGATGGACGCCGTCACACCGTGCCGCAGAAAAAGACCACATCCGCGTTAAGAGAAGAAAGGAGTAGTACAGTTCAGCCACGACAACTTGGCCTCGACGTACAACACAACCCTCTCATGTCTCGCATGAAGCTCATCTGCTTCCTCCTGCTCGGAGCCGTAGGACTAGGAGCACTTGATCTCGTAGCCAGCCTGGTGGACGACCAGTTTGTGTACTCCGGCTTCGCCGGCGCCGGCCTCACGTTGGACGGCTCGGCCACGGTCACGCCAAGCGGCCTCCTCGAGCTGACCAACGGCTCGCTCCAGTTGAAAGGCCACGCCTTCCACCCGACTCCGCTCCGCTTCCGTGAGCTACCCAACGGCACGGTGCGCTCCTTCGCCGCTTCGTTCGTGTTCGGCATCCTCTCCGCCTACCCCGACATGAGCGCGCACGGTATCGTCTTCGTCGTTGCTCCCACCACGGATTTCTCGACCGCGCTGGCGAGCCAGTACCTGGGCCTTGTCAACGTCCAGAACAACGGCCACGAGAGCAACCGCATCTTCGCCGTCGAGCTGGACACCTTGCAGCAGGACGAGTTCCGTGACATCAACGACAACCATGTGGGCGTTGACATCAACGGCCTCGTCTCGCTGCAATCCAGCAACGCCGGCTACTACGTCGGCGGCGACAAGGAGCGCTTCGAGAACCTGACGCTCATAAGCCACGAGGCGATGCAAGTGTGGATCGACTACGACGCGGGGACTAATCGGATCAACGTGGCCTTGGCTCCGCTCGGCGTGGCCAAACCTGCCAGGCCACTGATGTCGGCCACCTACAACTTATCTTCGGTGATCACGAGCACCGCATACGTGGGGTTCTCGTCGGCGACGGGCTCATTCGACTCGCGGCACTACGTGCTTGGCTGCAGTTTCCGCATGGGCAGCACTACTGCTCCGGCCATGGACATCGCCAAGCTGCCAACGTTGCCCCGTGAGATCCCCAAGGTTCGGTCCAAGGTCCTGCAGATCGTCCTCCCAATAACATCTGCAGCGGTCGTACTCGCTCTGGGCACCGTCGTCGTTCTCCTGTTGCGCAGGCGACGAAGGTACACCGAGCTACGGGAAGATTGGGAGGTCGAGTTCGGGCCGCACAGGTTTCCGTTCAAGGATCTACACCACGCCACCCAAGGATTTAACAGCAAGAACCTACTCGGCGTAGGGGGTTTCGGGCGAGTTTACAGAGGCGTGCTTCCAGATTGTAATATGGAGATCGCAGTGAAGAGGGTGTCGCATGACTCCAGACAGGGCGTCAAGGAATTCATCGCAGAGGTTGTCAGCCTAGGACGCCTGCAACACTGCAACCTGGTGCGGTTGCTTGGCTATTGCCGGCGGAAGGGGGAGCTCCTTTTGGTGTACGAGCACATGCCCAACGGGAGCCTTGACAAGCACCTATATGGTCATCAGGACGACAAGCCGACTCTCAACTGGGCTCAGAGGTTTCAAATCATCAAAGGGATTGCATCTGGCTTGCTCTACCTCCACGAGGAGTGGGAGAGGGTGGTGGTCCACCGCGACATCAAGGCAAGCAACGTGCTCCTCGACGACAAGATGAATGGCCGGCTGGGTGACTTCGGCCTGGCGAGGCTGTACGACCATGGCACCGACCCGCAAAGCACGCATGTGGTTGGCACCATAGGGTACATAGCCCCGGAGCTGGGGCGCACGAGCAAGGCAAGCCCCCTCACCGACGTGTTTGCCTTTGGGACCTTCCTTCTCGAGGTCACCTGCGGGCGAAGGCCCATATTCCAAGACCCGCGTGGTAACCAGGTTATGCTGGTGGATTGGGTGCTCGAGCACTGGCGTAGAGAGTCGCTCGCCGATGCGGTTGACACCAAGCTCCGAGGTGACTACAACATTGACGAGGCGTGCCTCGTGCTCCAGCTAGGTCTGTCGTGCTCGCATCCGTTCGTCAACGCAAGACCCAACATGAGGCAAGTAATGCAATACCTCAGCAATGAGGTGCCACTGCCGCAGCTCATGTCCACCAAAATGAGTTTTCATACGCTTGCGATGATGCAGAACGAGGGTTTCGACTCGTACATCCAGTCATCGTATTCGTTTTCCAAAGCAAGCGTTTCCACGACTTGTGTCCTCTCATGA